One region of Ornithinibacter aureus genomic DNA includes:
- a CDS encoding S9 family peptidase — protein sequence MPSTTPPVPPRRPHLREHHGDTFEDPFAWMADLEDPALLAHLEAENAYADARTTHLEGLRGELFEEIRSRVKETDLSVPVASGPWWYFSRTVAGRQYASHVRVPLTDAAQRPDPEADAVPGEQVVVDGNVEAGDSEFFSLGALTVSADHRLVAFAVDTAGDERFDLVIRDIGTGEVLDSSVTGIGYGVELSLDGTFVFYTRLDQAWRPHQLWRHRVGGDPADDVLVHQEDDERFWMGIGSSRDERWLMLGLGSKTTSEVHLLDSADPEGEWRVVAPRRDGIEYDVEPAGDRLLIVHNTDTPDADLAWAPLDATSHEQWVPLLNSTDGERFVSVDAFDTASVLSLRSGGLTALRVLPRDASSDSGHAAGWDVSVDAPVHSIGLGDNPEPGQTSVQVVVESWVTPRSILDVDLRTGERTLLKRQPVLGDFDAANYAERREWATASDGTLVPVSVVHRVGVEPDGTNPGLVTAYGAYEISSDPYFSVARLSLLDRGVVYAVAHVRGGGELGRRWYDEGKLLAKTTSFTDTLACVDHLVATGWIDPERVGLEGGSAGGLLVGAVLNLAPETFRVAHAAVPFVDALTTMLQPDLPLTIGEWEEWGNPLDDPQVYAAMRAYAPYENVRAARYPAVLATSSLHDTRVYVTEPAKWVARLREVATNDLEQRPVLMRTELAAGHGGRSGRYAAWEQIAWEWAFVLDQLGATRRIDA from the coding sequence ATGCCCAGCACCACCCCACCGGTCCCGCCGCGCCGACCCCACCTGCGCGAGCACCACGGCGACACGTTCGAGGACCCCTTCGCCTGGATGGCCGACCTCGAGGACCCCGCACTGCTCGCCCACCTCGAGGCCGAGAACGCCTACGCCGACGCTCGCACAACCCACCTGGAGGGCCTGCGCGGTGAGCTCTTCGAGGAGATCCGGTCGCGCGTCAAGGAGACCGACCTGTCCGTGCCGGTCGCGAGCGGCCCGTGGTGGTACTTCTCGCGCACCGTCGCGGGCCGGCAGTACGCCTCGCACGTGCGCGTCCCCCTCACCGATGCCGCCCAGCGCCCCGACCCCGAGGCGGATGCCGTGCCGGGCGAACAGGTCGTCGTCGACGGAAACGTCGAGGCAGGGGACAGTGAGTTCTTCTCCCTCGGTGCGCTGACCGTCAGCGCCGATCACCGGCTCGTCGCGTTCGCCGTCGACACCGCGGGCGACGAGCGCTTCGACCTCGTCATCCGCGACATCGGCACGGGTGAGGTGCTCGACAGCTCGGTCACGGGGATCGGCTACGGCGTCGAGCTGAGCCTGGACGGCACCTTCGTGTTCTACACGCGCCTGGACCAGGCGTGGCGACCGCACCAGCTGTGGCGGCACCGCGTCGGTGGTGACCCGGCCGATGACGTGCTCGTGCACCAGGAGGATGACGAGCGTTTCTGGATGGGTATCGGGTCAAGTCGTGACGAGCGTTGGCTCATGCTGGGTCTGGGGTCCAAGACGACGTCCGAGGTGCACCTGCTGGACTCGGCTGACCCGGAGGGGGAGTGGCGCGTCGTCGCGCCGCGCCGCGACGGCATCGAGTACGACGTCGAGCCGGCCGGTGACCGGCTGCTCATCGTCCACAACACCGACACCCCCGACGCCGACCTCGCCTGGGCGCCGCTCGACGCGACGAGCCACGAGCAGTGGGTCCCGCTCCTGAACTCGACAGACGGCGAACGGTTCGTCTCCGTCGACGCCTTCGACACGGCATCCGTGCTCTCCCTGCGCAGCGGCGGCCTGACCGCCCTTCGCGTGCTGCCCCGCGACGCCTCGAGCGACTCGGGGCACGCCGCCGGCTGGGACGTCTCCGTCGACGCCCCCGTGCACTCGATCGGGCTCGGCGACAACCCCGAGCCCGGGCAGACTTCGGTCCAGGTCGTCGTCGAGTCGTGGGTGACGCCCCGCTCGATCCTCGACGTGGACCTGCGCACCGGGGAGCGCACCCTCCTCAAGCGGCAGCCGGTGCTCGGTGACTTCGACGCCGCGAACTATGCCGAACGGCGCGAGTGGGCCACGGCATCCGACGGCACCCTCGTGCCGGTCTCGGTGGTTCACCGCGTGGGCGTCGAGCCCGACGGCACCAATCCAGGGCTCGTCACGGCGTACGGGGCGTACGAGATCTCCTCCGACCCCTACTTCTCCGTCGCGCGGCTCAGCCTGCTCGACCGCGGGGTCGTGTACGCCGTGGCGCACGTGCGCGGGGGTGGTGAGCTCGGCCGCCGCTGGTACGACGAGGGCAAGCTGCTCGCCAAGACCACCTCGTTCACCGACACCCTCGCCTGCGTCGACCACCTCGTGGCGACCGGCTGGATCGACCCCGAGCGTGTCGGGCTCGAGGGCGGCTCTGCCGGTGGGTTGCTCGTCGGGGCCGTGCTCAACCTCGCGCCCGAGACCTTCCGCGTCGCGCACGCCGCGGTGCCGTTCGTCGACGCGCTGACGACGATGCTGCAACCCGACCTGCCGCTGACGATCGGGGAGTGGGAGGAGTGGGGCAACCCGCTCGACGACCCGCAGGTCTATGCCGCGATGCGGGCCTACGCCCCCTACGAGAACGTGCGCGCGGCCCGGTACCCGGCGGTGCTCGCCACGTCCAGCCTGCACGACACCCGCGTCTACGTCACGGAGCCGGCCAAGTGGGTCGCCAGGCTGCGCGAGGTCGCGACCAACGACCTCGAGCAGCGGCCCGTGCTGATGCGCACCGAACTGGCCGCCGGACACGGCGGCCGCAGCGGCCGGTATGCCGCGTGGGAGCAGATCGCCTGGGAATGGGCCTTCGTGCTCGACCAGCTCGGCGCGACCAGACGCATCGACGCCTGA
- a CDS encoding bifunctional metallophosphatase/5'-nucleotidase, with product MSSTHRRVLGAGIAATAIAALVAGTPAFAGPGKKPAVKGNPNLTSVQVLSFNDYHGHLEATDGPLAAIHDPSATPVGGAEYLSTKLTELRSKVGDSKSLTVAAGDLIGGSPFLSGLFHDEPSVESLNAMGLDVSSVGNHEFDEGTDELLRMQNGGCHPVDGCYFPDEPYAGADFPWLAANVIKKSNGTTFLPGTWVKEISGTKVGFIGMTLEGTDLLVSPGGISSVTFKDEVETANAAAQKLKKQGVKAIVVLMHEGGANAGTYNSCVGISEPIATMATQFSPEIDHIVTGHTHNPYVCSIPDPAGNPRTVTSAADYGRVVTETNLVINTRSGEVDRGRTTSTNHLVTRTAKDPVQTEVIAKWKALSGELGAQVVGTHVEDIIGHSDPRSNRAIETPMGNLVADAILWGTSGDNGGAQIAFMNVGGVRASLPMAPVAGEGVGNITYAEAYAVAPFGNLLNTITMTGAQIKAVLEQQYRVSGAGVASTLSINVSEGFTYTWTAGNAAGSKVSDMRLNGVPLSMDQTYRVGTLSFLAQGGDGFSVFTQGTNLTGGPEDLKNLVDYFRAHPGLTAPGDRVAGL from the coding sequence ATGAGCAGCACTCATCGGCGCGTCCTCGGCGCCGGGATCGCGGCAACCGCGATCGCAGCCCTCGTCGCGGGCACCCCCGCCTTTGCCGGGCCGGGCAAGAAGCCCGCCGTCAAGGGCAACCCGAACCTCACCAGCGTGCAGGTCCTGTCGTTCAACGACTACCACGGGCACCTCGAGGCCACGGACGGCCCGTTGGCAGCCATCCACGACCCGTCGGCCACCCCCGTCGGCGGCGCCGAGTACCTCTCGACCAAGCTCACCGAGCTGCGCTCCAAGGTGGGCGACAGCAAGAGCCTGACCGTGGCTGCCGGTGACCTCATCGGTGGTTCGCCGTTCTTGTCCGGCCTCTTCCACGACGAGCCGTCGGTCGAGAGCCTGAACGCCATGGGCCTGGACGTCAGCAGCGTCGGCAACCACGAGTTCGACGAGGGCACCGACGAGCTGCTGCGCATGCAGAACGGCGGCTGCCACCCGGTCGACGGCTGTTACTTCCCCGACGAGCCCTACGCCGGTGCCGACTTCCCGTGGCTGGCCGCGAACGTCATCAAGAAGAGCAATGGCACCACGTTCCTGCCTGGCACCTGGGTCAAGGAGATCTCCGGCACCAAGGTCGGCTTCATCGGCATGACGCTCGAGGGCACCGACCTGCTCGTCAGCCCCGGTGGCATCTCGTCGGTCACCTTCAAGGACGAGGTCGAAACGGCCAACGCGGCTGCCCAGAAGCTGAAGAAGCAGGGCGTCAAGGCGATCGTCGTGCTCATGCACGAGGGCGGCGCCAACGCCGGCACCTACAACAGCTGCGTCGGCATCTCCGAACCGATCGCGACGATGGCGACCCAGTTCAGCCCCGAGATCGACCACATCGTCACCGGGCACACCCACAACCCCTACGTGTGCTCCATCCCCGACCCGGCCGGCAACCCGCGGACCGTGACGTCGGCCGCCGACTACGGGCGGGTCGTCACCGAGACCAACCTCGTCATCAATACGCGCAGCGGTGAGGTCGACCGCGGCCGCACGACGTCGACGAACCACCTCGTGACCCGCACGGCCAAGGACCCCGTGCAGACCGAGGTCATCGCGAAGTGGAAGGCCCTCAGCGGAGAGCTCGGCGCGCAGGTCGTCGGCACCCACGTCGAGGACATCATCGGTCACTCCGACCCCCGCTCGAACCGCGCCATCGAGACCCCCATGGGCAACCTCGTCGCCGACGCGATCCTCTGGGGAACCTCGGGGGACAACGGCGGAGCGCAGATCGCGTTCATGAACGTCGGGGGCGTGCGCGCCTCACTCCCGATGGCGCCGGTCGCCGGTGAGGGTGTCGGCAACATCACCTACGCCGAGGCCTACGCCGTTGCTCCGTTCGGCAACCTGCTCAACACCATCACGATGACCGGGGCCCAGATCAAGGCGGTCCTGGAGCAGCAGTACCGTGTCAGTGGCGCCGGTGTCGCGAGCACGCTGTCGATCAACGTCTCCGAGGGCTTCACCTACACCTGGACGGCGGGTAACGCCGCCGGCTCCAAGGTCAGCGACATGCGCCTCAACGGTGTGCCGCTGAGCATGGACCAGACCTACCGCGTGGGCACGCTGAGCTTCCTCGCGCAGGGCGGTGACGGGTTCAGCGTCTTCACCCAGGGCACCAACCTCACCGGTGGTCCCGAGGACCTGAAGAACCTCGTGGACTACTTCAGGGCCCACCCGGGCCTGACGGCTCCGGGAGACCGCGTCGCCGGCCTGTGA
- a CDS encoding RluA family pseudouridine synthase, which produces MTDARTVLVPDGLEGERVDAAIARLFGLSRTRAADLAAEGGVVVNTASVGKSHRVSAGDVLEVTLPASPASPTLEVVAEPVPGMAVIHDDDDIVVVDKPVGVAAHPSVGWSGPNVLAGLKVAGYRISTSGASERQGIVSRLDVGTSGLMVVCKSERGYSVLKRAFKERRVDKTYHTLVQGLPDPLEGTIDAPIGRHPGHDYKFAVMDSGKHAVTHYELLEAFRYASLLEIKLETGRTHQIRVHMAAVRHPCVGDLTYGADPTLAQRLGLERQWLHAVGLGFEHPGSGEWVTFTSSYPADLQGALDAL; this is translated from the coding sequence ATGACTGACGCCCGTACGGTCCTCGTTCCCGACGGCCTCGAAGGGGAACGGGTCGACGCCGCCATCGCCCGGCTCTTCGGTCTCTCCCGCACGCGGGCGGCTGACCTCGCCGCCGAGGGTGGCGTCGTGGTCAACACCGCCAGCGTGGGCAAGAGCCACCGGGTGAGCGCGGGCGACGTGCTCGAGGTGACGCTGCCGGCATCCCCGGCCAGCCCGACCCTCGAGGTCGTCGCCGAACCGGTCCCCGGCATGGCCGTCATCCACGACGACGACGACATCGTGGTCGTCGACAAGCCCGTGGGCGTGGCAGCCCACCCCAGCGTCGGCTGGAGCGGGCCGAACGTCCTGGCCGGGCTGAAGGTCGCCGGGTACCGCATCTCCACCAGTGGCGCCAGCGAGCGCCAGGGGATCGTGTCTCGTCTCGACGTCGGCACGTCCGGCCTGATGGTGGTGTGCAAGAGCGAGCGCGGGTACTCGGTGCTCAAGCGCGCCTTCAAGGAGCGCCGGGTCGACAAGACCTACCACACGCTCGTGCAGGGCCTCCCGGACCCGCTCGAGGGCACCATCGACGCCCCCATCGGGCGCCATCCCGGCCACGACTACAAGTTCGCGGTCATGGACTCGGGCAAGCACGCCGTCACCCACTACGAGCTGCTCGAGGCGTTCCGCTACGCCTCGCTGCTCGAGATCAAGCTCGAGACCGGCCGAACGCACCAGATCCGCGTGCACATGGCGGCGGTGCGCCACCCCTGCGTCGGTGACCTGACCTACGGCGCGGACCCCACCCTCGCGCAGCGGCTCGGCCTGGAGCGGCAGTGGCTGCACGCGGTCGGCCTCGGCTTCGAGCACCCCGGATCGGGGGAGTGGGTCACCTTCACGAGCAGCTATCCCGCTGATCTGCAGGGCGCCCTCGACGCGCTCTGA
- a CDS encoding universal stress protein, protein MSASRVVVGVDGSPLSMAAVSAAAQITSERGLPLHVLHAFAVDLPMLGFGELAKDSDVVSTHADRLVTQGVARAHAIDPSLTVTTAVRDGYASQALVDAARTAALVVVGAMGHGLFSRASVGAVAMQVVTHARCPVLVVGHEGGPPASEDAAVVVGVDGSKASLRALSAAFDEAVRRSAPLRVVHAWEPSSASDPTLSGDSTWSDYAADLERTLSSALSAQQASNPHVEVSYEVVTGEPVQTLLDHAADAGLLVVGSRGSGGFPGLHVGSTALRLMGRSPCPVLFTR, encoded by the coding sequence ATGAGCGCATCACGAGTTGTCGTCGGGGTCGACGGATCCCCGCTGTCCATGGCCGCCGTGTCCGCGGCAGCACAGATCACCAGCGAGCGGGGACTGCCCCTGCACGTGCTGCACGCCTTCGCCGTCGACCTCCCGATGCTGGGGTTCGGCGAACTGGCGAAGGACTCCGACGTCGTGTCCACCCACGCGGACAGGCTCGTCACCCAGGGGGTTGCCCGCGCCCACGCGATCGACCCCTCCCTCACGGTGACCACCGCCGTCCGCGACGGCTACGCGAGCCAGGCCCTCGTCGATGCCGCACGCACCGCAGCCCTCGTCGTCGTCGGCGCCATGGGGCACGGGCTGTTCAGCCGGGCCAGTGTCGGCGCGGTCGCGATGCAGGTCGTGACGCACGCCCGCTGCCCCGTCCTCGTCGTGGGCCACGAAGGCGGCCCGCCGGCATCCGAGGATGCTGCGGTCGTCGTGGGCGTCGACGGGTCCAAAGCCTCCCTGCGAGCCCTGTCCGCCGCGTTCGACGAGGCCGTGCGCCGCAGCGCTCCCCTGCGCGTCGTCCACGCCTGGGAGCCCAGCAGCGCCAGCGACCCCACGTTGTCCGGCGACTCGACGTGGAGCGACTACGCCGCCGACCTCGAGCGCACCCTCAGCTCAGCACTGTCCGCACAGCAGGCCTCCAACCCGCACGTCGAGGTCAGCTACGAGGTGGTCACGGGTGAGCCGGTCCAGACCCTGCTCGACCACGCCGCAGACGCTGGGCTGCTCGTCGTGGGCAGCCGCGGATCGGGGGGCTTCCCCGGGCTGCACGTCGGGTCGACGGCTTTGCGCCTCATGGGCCGTAGCCCCTGCCCGGTGCTGTTCACCCGCTGA
- the lspA gene encoding signal peptidase II: protein MTTVLLGLALVVLVIDQGTKVWALNSLTPGEKVDLIGSFISLNLIRNPGAAFSIGDGATWILTIVSLAILGWVLVAARKVGTMAWAVALGLLLGGAVGNLGDRFFREPGPGRGHVVDFIDYFGWFIGNVADIAIVVGAGIIMVLAHRGTPVSGPPHHPEHAHD, encoded by the coding sequence TTGACGACCGTCCTGCTGGGGCTTGCCCTCGTGGTCCTCGTGATCGATCAGGGCACCAAGGTGTGGGCCCTGAACTCGCTGACGCCGGGGGAGAAGGTCGACCTCATCGGGTCGTTCATCTCGCTGAACCTCATCCGCAACCCCGGGGCGGCCTTCTCGATCGGCGACGGCGCCACGTGGATCCTCACCATCGTGTCGCTGGCGATCCTCGGGTGGGTGCTCGTCGCCGCGCGCAAGGTCGGCACGATGGCGTGGGCGGTCGCGCTCGGGCTGCTCCTCGGCGGCGCCGTGGGCAACCTCGGTGACCGCTTCTTCCGCGAGCCCGGCCCCGGTCGAGGTCACGTCGTCGACTTCATCGACTACTTCGGGTGGTTCATCGGCAACGTCGCTGACATCGCGATCGTCGTGGGCGCCGGCATCATCATGGTCCTGGCCCATCGGGGCACCCCCGTCTCCGGACCTCCCCACCACCCGGAGCACGCTCATGACTGA
- the dnaE gene encoding DNA polymerase III subunit alpha translates to MSSANDSFVHLHVHTEYSMLDGAARIGDLFQRAAEMGMPALATTDHGYLFGAYEFWKKAQGTGVKPIIGVEAYVTPGTHRTDKTRVTWGDERSRPGDDVSGSGAYTHMTLLARDNVGLHNLFRMDSQASLDQVWAKWPRIDRELLDQYGKGLIATTGCPSGEVQTRLRLGQYDQAKQAASDLRDLFGAENFFCELMDHGLDIERRVQKDLLRLARELGLPLVATNDLHYTNPEDAKAHSALLCVQSGSTMMDPNRFKFDADDFYLKSPAEMRHTWRELPEACDNTLLIAEMCDISFTVDEGRYMPQFPCPPGENEASWFVKEVQRGLHERFPTGIPEYAQKQAEFETDVIVSKGYCFPPETPVLMGDGGWKAISDVVEGDVVTSVDTHALRGRNAIVEKVLTRSVSEDLHVIHPYGQAFPLKATAEHPFLVAHRGWVEAKDVRPGDEVLLPQPERAVYQDLDVVALMEAAGWTIGQSPDGRVHRMGAGLKRAARPNVGTLPSKLEWSTDLLWLFGLWVAEGHLYDPEGGVNPGQIGWTLHEDEPAVQRLCRVIDDLDLGTARVYSKASPSVPGHHGVVVMLTNHPLALVLTRLFGSGVRNKRVPEWVLSTPDEGLRAFVRGWHEGDGHVDARGKWMVTTVNDVLARQLRSILLSLGQWCTLQRSPSQRSYKVLWVPQSQKQPYNARCVDGRWWVRVRAVSREAYSGTVFNLTVSGDHTYVAEGVAVHNCGYFLVVADFITWAKNNGIRVGPGRGSGAGSMCAYAMKITDLDPVPHGLIFERFLNPERPSLPDFDVDFDERRRGEVIRYVTEKYGSERVAQIVTYGTIKAKQAVKDAARVMGHPFAVGEQLTKAMPPDIMGKGVPLSKMYDETHDRYGEGKEFRDLVAGEPHLQEVVETAKGLEGLKRQWGVHAAGVIMSSEPLIDVIPIMRRLQDGQVITQFDYPSCESLGLVKMDFLGLRNLTILDDAIANVQSNRGEEIDLDALSKDMTDRATFDLLARGDTLGVFQLDGGGMRTLLKLMQPDNFEDISAALALYRPGPMGVNAHTNFALRKNGKQALIPLDPQLEGKLQPEMVAALEPILGTTYGLVIYQEQVMEIAQKLAGYSLGTADLLRRAMGKKKKEVLDAEYGTFSEGMKAKGFNEASIAALWGVLVPFSDYAFNKAHTAAYGLVSYWTAYLKANYPAEYMAALLTSVGDDKDKSALYLGECRHMGIKVLPPDVNDSLGQFAAVGTDIRFGLQAIRNVGHNVVEAIIAARAEKGPFTSFRDFMSKVPAVVCNKRTIESLIKGGAFDGLGEPRMGLLQVHEEYVDAFVAVKRQEAIGQDSLFGSFGDDSGGDSGGDLMGLASVPAVEWDKSALLSFEREMLGLYVSDHPLFGVEHVLSQHADTQIAALTGDEAGRPEGSMVTIAGLITGLQVKRTKKGDLWAIATVEDLAGSIECLFFPSAYMTVGPMLRQDTVAVVRGKINRRDDSVSIYAQELTLPDVSEGPRGPVVVTMETARATTERVEELKSVLTNHPGTTEVHLRLVKPGRAVEIRLDPAFRVEATEALFGDLKVLLGPRCLA, encoded by the coding sequence ATGTCCTCCGCGAACGATTCCTTCGTCCACCTGCACGTCCACACCGAGTACTCGATGCTCGACGGTGCGGCGCGCATCGGTGACCTCTTCCAGCGTGCCGCCGAGATGGGGATGCCGGCCCTCGCCACGACCGACCACGGCTACCTCTTCGGGGCCTACGAGTTCTGGAAGAAGGCCCAGGGCACGGGGGTCAAGCCGATCATCGGGGTCGAGGCCTACGTCACTCCCGGCACCCACCGCACGGACAAGACCCGCGTCACGTGGGGCGACGAGCGCTCCCGCCCCGGCGACGACGTCTCGGGGTCGGGTGCCTACACGCACATGACCCTGCTCGCCAGGGACAACGTCGGGCTGCACAACCTGTTCCGGATGGACTCGCAAGCCTCGCTGGACCAGGTCTGGGCGAAGTGGCCGCGCATCGACCGCGAGCTGCTCGACCAGTACGGCAAGGGCCTGATCGCCACCACCGGCTGCCCGTCTGGTGAGGTCCAGACGCGGCTGCGACTGGGCCAGTACGACCAGGCCAAGCAGGCGGCGTCCGACCTGCGTGACCTGTTCGGGGCCGAGAACTTCTTCTGCGAGCTGATGGACCACGGCCTCGACATCGAGCGCCGCGTGCAGAAGGACCTCCTGCGGTTGGCCCGTGAGCTCGGGCTGCCCCTGGTCGCGACGAACGACCTGCACTACACGAACCCCGAGGACGCCAAGGCCCACTCGGCCCTGCTGTGCGTGCAGTCGGGCTCGACGATGATGGACCCGAACCGGTTCAAGTTCGACGCCGACGACTTCTACCTCAAGAGCCCGGCCGAGATGCGCCACACGTGGCGTGAGCTGCCCGAGGCCTGCGACAACACGCTGCTCATCGCCGAGATGTGCGACATCTCGTTCACGGTCGACGAGGGGCGCTACATGCCCCAGTTCCCGTGCCCGCCGGGGGAGAACGAGGCGAGCTGGTTCGTCAAGGAGGTGCAGCGGGGGCTGCACGAACGCTTCCCCACCGGCATCCCCGAGTACGCCCAGAAGCAGGCTGAGTTCGAGACGGACGTCATCGTCTCCAAGGGGTACTGCTTCCCGCCCGAGACACCGGTTCTCATGGGTGATGGTGGGTGGAAGGCGATCAGCGATGTCGTGGAGGGCGACGTCGTGACCTCGGTCGACACCCACGCCCTGCGCGGACGCAACGCGATCGTCGAGAAGGTCCTGACACGTTCGGTGTCGGAGGACCTGCACGTCATCCACCCGTACGGTCAGGCCTTTCCGCTCAAGGCCACTGCCGAGCACCCATTCCTGGTGGCTCACCGCGGGTGGGTGGAGGCCAAGGACGTGCGGCCCGGCGACGAGGTGCTCCTGCCTCAGCCAGAGCGCGCGGTCTACCAGGACCTCGACGTCGTGGCCCTGATGGAGGCTGCTGGGTGGACCATCGGACAGTCGCCGGACGGTCGAGTCCACCGCATGGGGGCAGGTCTCAAGCGTGCGGCCCGCCCGAACGTCGGCACCCTGCCCTCGAAACTGGAGTGGTCCACGGATCTGCTGTGGTTGTTCGGGTTGTGGGTTGCGGAGGGGCATCTCTACGACCCGGAGGGAGGCGTCAACCCGGGACAGATCGGGTGGACGCTGCACGAGGACGAGCCCGCCGTGCAGCGACTCTGCCGCGTCATCGACGACCTCGACCTCGGCACCGCGCGCGTGTATTCGAAAGCCTCGCCGTCCGTGCCCGGGCATCACGGGGTCGTCGTCATGCTGACGAACCACCCGTTGGCGCTCGTGCTGACGAGGCTCTTCGGCTCAGGGGTCCGCAACAAGCGCGTCCCCGAATGGGTGCTCTCGACCCCGGACGAAGGGCTGCGGGCATTCGTGAGGGGCTGGCACGAGGGTGACGGTCATGTCGACGCTCGCGGCAAGTGGATGGTGACCACCGTCAACGACGTCCTGGCGCGGCAGCTGCGGTCCATCCTGTTGTCACTCGGTCAGTGGTGCACGCTGCAGCGCTCTCCCAGTCAACGGTCCTACAAGGTGCTGTGGGTGCCGCAGTCGCAGAAGCAGCCCTACAACGCCCGTTGCGTGGACGGTCGATGGTGGGTTCGGGTGCGAGCGGTGTCTCGGGAGGCGTACTCGGGGACGGTGTTCAACCTCACGGTGTCCGGTGACCACACCTACGTCGCCGAGGGCGTCGCGGTGCACAACTGCGGCTACTTCCTGGTCGTCGCCGACTTCATCACCTGGGCCAAGAACAACGGCATCCGGGTCGGCCCGGGTCGTGGCTCGGGTGCGGGGTCGATGTGTGCGTACGCGATGAAGATCACCGACCTCGACCCGGTGCCCCACGGCCTGATCTTCGAGCGGTTCCTCAACCCCGAGCGCCCCTCGCTGCCCGACTTCGACGTCGACTTCGACGAGCGCCGGCGCGGTGAGGTGATCCGCTACGTCACCGAGAAGTACGGCAGCGAGCGGGTCGCGCAGATCGTCACGTACGGCACGATCAAGGCCAAGCAGGCCGTCAAGGACGCCGCCCGGGTGATGGGCCACCCCTTCGCGGTCGGCGAGCAGCTGACCAAGGCGATGCCCCCGGACATCATGGGTAAGGGCGTGCCCCTGTCGAAGATGTACGACGAGACCCACGACCGCTACGGCGAGGGCAAGGAGTTCCGCGACCTCGTCGCCGGCGAGCCGCACCTGCAGGAGGTCGTCGAGACGGCCAAGGGCCTCGAGGGCCTGAAGCGCCAGTGGGGAGTGCACGCGGCCGGCGTCATCATGAGCAGCGAGCCGCTCATCGACGTCATCCCGATCATGCGCCGCCTTCAGGACGGGCAGGTCATCACCCAGTTCGACTACCCGAGCTGTGAGTCTCTCGGCCTGGTCAAGATGGACTTCCTCGGCCTGCGCAACCTCACGATCCTCGACGACGCCATCGCCAACGTGCAGTCCAACCGTGGCGAGGAGATCGACCTCGACGCGCTTTCCAAGGACATGACCGACCGCGCCACCTTCGACCTGCTGGCCCGCGGGGACACCCTCGGGGTGTTCCAGCTCGACGGCGGCGGCATGCGCACCCTGCTCAAGCTCATGCAGCCGGACAACTTCGAGGACATCTCCGCGGCCCTGGCGCTCTACCGCCCCGGGCCGATGGGCGTGAACGCCCACACCAACTTCGCCCTGCGCAAGAACGGCAAGCAGGCGCTCATCCCGCTCGACCCCCAGCTCGAGGGCAAGCTCCAGCCCGAGATGGTGGCGGCTCTCGAGCCCATCCTCGGCACGACCTACGGCCTGGTGATCTACCAGGAGCAGGTCATGGAGATCGCCCAGAAGCTCGCCGGCTACTCCTTGGGCACCGCCGACCTGCTGCGGCGGGCGATGGGCAAGAAGAAGAAGGAGGTGCTCGACGCCGAGTACGGAACCTTCTCCGAGGGCATGAAGGCCAAGGGCTTCAACGAGGCGTCGATCGCGGCCCTGTGGGGTGTGCTCGTCCCCTTCTCCGACTACGCCTTCAACAAGGCCCATACCGCCGCCTACGGCCTGGTGTCGTACTGGACCGCGTACCTCAAGGCCAACTACCCGGCCGAGTACATGGCGGCGCTGCTGACCTCGGTCGGTGACGACAAGGACAAGTCGGCCCTCTACCTCGGGGAGTGCCGCCACATGGGCATCAAGGTGCTGCCCCCCGACGTCAACGACTCACTGGGGCAGTTCGCCGCGGTCGGCACCGACATCCGCTTCGGCCTCCAGGCGATCCGCAACGTCGGCCACAACGTCGTCGAGGCGATCATCGCCGCACGGGCGGAGAAGGGGCCGTTCACCTCCTTCCGGGACTTCATGTCCAAGGTGCCGGCGGTGGTGTGCAACAAGCGCACCATCGAGTCGCTGATCAAGGGCGGCGCGTTCGACGGCCTCGGTGAGCCCCGGATGGGGTTGCTCCAGGTCCACGAGGAGTACGTCGACGCGTTCGTCGCGGTCAAGCGTCAGGAGGCGATCGGCCAGGACAGCCTGTTCGGCTCGTTCGGTGACGACTCCGGTGGCGACAGCGGCGGTGACCTCATGGGCCTGGCGAGCGTGCCCGCCGTCGAGTGGGACAAGTCGGCGCTGCTCTCCTTCGAGCGCGAGATGTTGGGTCTCTACGTCTCCGACCACCCGCTGTTCGGGGTCGAGCACGTGCTGAGCCAGCACGCCGACACCCAGATCGCGGCCCTGACCGGTGACGAGGCCGGTCGGCCGGAGGGCTCGATGGTCACCATCGCCGGCCTGATCACCGGCCTGCAGGTCAAGCGCACCAAGAAGGGTGACCTGTGGGCGATCGCGACCGTCGAGGACCTCGCGGGGTCGATCGAGTGCCTGTTCTTCCCCAGCGCCTACATGACCGTCGGCCCGATGCTGCGCCAGGACACCGTGGCCGTGGTGCGCGGCAAGATCAACCGGCGTGACGACAGTGTCTCCATCTACGCGCAGGAACTGACCCTGCCCGACGTCAGCGAGGGGCCGCGCGGGCCCGTCGTCGTGACGATGGAGACCGCCAGGGCAACGACCGAGCGGGTCGAGGAGCTCAAGAGCGTGCTGACCAACCACCCTGGCACCACGGAGGTGCACCTGCGGCTGGTCAAGCCCGGCCGCGCCGTCGAGATCCGGCTGGACCCGGCGTTCCGGGTCGAGGCCACGGAGGCCTTGTTCGGTGACCTCAAGGTGCTGCTCGGGCCCCGCTGCCTCGCCTGA